From Eleftheria terrae, the proteins below share one genomic window:
- a CDS encoding NAD(P)-dependent oxidoreductase: MNKKSYDPIAPHRVAFLGLGVMGHPMAGHLAQAGHQVTVYNRSAAKAEQWVQQYGGRLAATPAEAARGADLVFACVGNDDDLRSVVLGEQGAFAGMSEGAVFVDHTTASADVARELSGLAVSRGLQFIDAPVSGGNLGAVNGVLTVMCGGDAAAFARMQPVAMAFAKAVTLLGESGAGQLAKMVNQICIAGLLQGLSEAVAFGQKAGLDMEAVLAVIGKGAAQSWQLDHRGPTMVQDRFDFGFAVDWMRKDLGLCLDEARRNGARLPVTALVDQFYAEVQAQGGGRWDTSSLVRRLR; this comes from the coding sequence ATGAACAAGAAGAGCTACGACCCCATCGCGCCCCACCGTGTCGCCTTCCTCGGCCTGGGGGTGATGGGCCACCCGATGGCCGGCCACCTGGCCCAGGCGGGCCACCAGGTGACGGTCTACAACCGCAGCGCGGCCAAGGCCGAGCAATGGGTGCAGCAGTACGGTGGCCGCCTGGCGGCGACACCGGCCGAGGCGGCGCGCGGCGCCGACCTGGTGTTTGCCTGCGTCGGCAATGACGACGACCTGCGCAGCGTCGTGCTGGGCGAGCAGGGCGCTTTCGCCGGCATGTCGGAGGGAGCGGTGTTCGTCGACCACACCACCGCCTCCGCCGACGTGGCACGCGAGCTGAGCGGCCTGGCGGTCTCGCGTGGCCTGCAGTTCATCGACGCGCCCGTCTCCGGCGGCAATCTGGGTGCCGTCAACGGCGTGCTGACCGTGATGTGCGGCGGCGACGCGGCGGCCTTTGCCCGCATGCAGCCGGTCGCGATGGCCTTTGCCAAGGCGGTCACCCTGCTGGGCGAGAGCGGCGCCGGCCAGCTGGCGAAGATGGTCAACCAGATCTGCATCGCCGGCCTGCTGCAGGGCCTGAGCGAGGCGGTGGCCTTCGGCCAGAAGGCCGGGCTGGACATGGAGGCGGTGCTGGCCGTCATCGGCAAGGGGGCCGCCCAGAGCTGGCAGCTCGACCATCGTGGCCCGACGATGGTGCAGGACCGCTTCGACTTCGGCTTTGCGGTGGACTGGATGCGCAAGGACCTGGGCCTGTGCCTGGACGAGGCCCGCCGCAACGGCGCGCGCCTGCCGGTGACGGCCCTGGTGGACCAGTTCTATGCCGAGGTGCAGGCCCAGGGCGGCGGCCGCTGGGACACCTCCAGCCTGGTCCGGCGCCTGCGCTGA
- a CDS encoding YggS family pyridoxal phosphate-dependent enzyme, whose protein sequence is MATIAANIQQVEDRIRAACKQAGRDVQSVTLLTVSKTFPAEAVREAVHAGQHRFGENYVQEAIEKMQALADLRPQLQWHLIGPLQSNKTRVVAEHFDWVHSVDRLKIAERLSAQRPPGLPPLQVCLQVNISGEASKSGLLPDEVAPVARAVAALPQLRLRGLMAIPEPAEDLERQRQPHRALRCLLEQLQADGLALDTLSMGMTADLEAAVLEGATMVRVGTAIFGTRPRPAG, encoded by the coding sequence ATGGCGACGATTGCAGCGAACATACAACAAGTCGAAGACCGCATCCGTGCGGCTTGCAAGCAGGCCGGGCGGGACGTGCAAAGCGTCACGTTGCTGACGGTGAGCAAGACCTTCCCCGCCGAGGCGGTGCGTGAAGCGGTGCACGCCGGGCAGCACCGCTTCGGCGAGAACTACGTCCAGGAAGCCATCGAGAAGATGCAGGCGCTCGCCGACCTGCGTCCGCAGCTGCAGTGGCACCTGATCGGCCCGTTGCAGAGCAACAAGACGCGGGTGGTGGCCGAGCACTTTGACTGGGTGCACTCGGTCGACCGCCTGAAGATCGCCGAGCGCCTGTCGGCACAGCGACCGCCGGGGCTGCCACCGCTGCAGGTCTGCCTGCAGGTCAACATCAGCGGTGAAGCGAGCAAGAGCGGCCTGCTGCCGGACGAGGTGGCCCCGGTCGCCCGGGCGGTGGCGGCCCTGCCGCAGCTTCGCCTGCGCGGCCTGATGGCCATTCCCGAACCCGCCGAGGACCTGGAGCGCCAGCGCCAACCGCACCGGGCGCTGCGGTGCCTGCTGGAGCAGCTGCAGGCCGACGGCCTGGCGCTCGACACGCTCTCGATGGGCATGACGGCCGACCTGGAAGCCGCGGTGCTCGAAGGCGCGACCATGGTGCGCGTGGGCACCGCCATCTTCGGCACGCGGCCGCGGCCGGCGGGCTGA
- a CDS encoding PEP-CTERM sorting domain-containing protein yields MMWQPVLKLAGTTVGVGGLWAAVSSVPEPETFALLLAGLLMVLVLSRRCEPGSD; encoded by the coding sequence ATGATGTGGCAACCCGTGCTCAAGCTGGCGGGCACGACAGTCGGTGTGGGCGGCCTGTGGGCCGCCGTCTCCAGCGTGCCGGAGCCTGAGACCTTTGCCCTGCTGTTGGCCGGGCTGTTGATGGTGCTGGTGCTGTCCAGGCGCTGCGAGCCCGGCTCGGACTGA
- a CDS encoding PilT/PilU family type 4a pilus ATPase, which translates to MERDQASKFINDLLRLMVSRNGSDLFLTAEFPPAIKVDGRVTKVSPQPLTGQHTLALARSIMNDKQAAEFERTKECNFAVAPQGIGRFRVNAFVQQGHVGLVMRVIPQTLPDIDTMGLPQVLKEITMTKRGLVILVGATGSGKSTTLAAMVDYRNENSYGHIITIEDPVEFVHPHKNCIVTQREVGLDTDGWGQALKNTLRQAPDVILMGEIRDRETMEHAVAFAETGHLCMATLHANSANQALDRIINFFPEERRAQLLMDLSLNLKSMISQRLLPRQEGKGRVAAVEIMLNTPLISELIFKGEVAEIKEIMKKSRELGMQTFDQSLFDLYEGNAVTYEDALRNADSVNDLRLQIKLNSNRARSSDLAAGTEHLTIV; encoded by the coding sequence ATGGAAAGAGACCAGGCTTCCAAATTCATCAACGACCTGCTGCGACTGATGGTCAGCCGCAACGGGTCCGACCTCTTCCTGACCGCCGAATTTCCGCCGGCCATCAAGGTGGACGGGCGCGTGACCAAGGTGTCGCCGCAGCCGCTGACCGGGCAGCACACGCTGGCCCTGGCGCGTTCCATCATGAACGACAAGCAGGCGGCCGAGTTCGAGCGCACCAAGGAGTGCAACTTCGCGGTGGCGCCGCAAGGCATCGGGCGCTTCCGCGTCAACGCCTTCGTGCAGCAGGGCCATGTGGGCCTGGTGATGCGGGTGATCCCGCAGACGCTGCCCGACATCGACACCATGGGCCTGCCCCAGGTGCTCAAGGAAATCACGATGACCAAGCGCGGCCTGGTCATCCTGGTGGGCGCCACCGGCTCGGGCAAGTCGACCACGCTGGCGGCGATGGTGGACTACCGCAACGAGAACTCCTACGGCCACATCATCACCATCGAGGACCCGGTGGAGTTCGTGCATCCGCACAAGAACTGCATCGTCACCCAGCGCGAGGTGGGCCTGGACACCGACGGCTGGGGCCAGGCCCTGAAGAACACGCTGCGCCAGGCGCCCGACGTGATCCTGATGGGCGAGATCCGCGACCGCGAGACGATGGAGCACGCGGTGGCCTTCGCCGAGACCGGCCACCTGTGCATGGCCACGCTGCACGCCAACAGCGCCAACCAGGCGCTCGACCGCATCATCAACTTCTTCCCGGAGGAGCGGCGCGCGCAGCTGCTGATGGACTTGTCGCTCAACCTCAAGTCCATGATCTCGCAGCGGCTGCTGCCGCGCCAGGAGGGCAAGGGCCGGGTGGCCGCGGTCGAGATCATGCTCAACACGCCGCTGATCTCCGAGCTGATCTTCAAGGGCGAGGTCGCCGAGATCAAGGAGATCATGAAGAAGAGCCGCGAGCTGGGCATGCAGACCTTCGACCAGTCGCTGTTCGACCTCTACGAAGGCAATGCCGTCACCTACGAGGACGCGCTGCGCAATGCCGACTCGGTCAACGACCTGCGCCTGCAGATCAAGCTCAACAGCAACCGCGCCCGCAGCTCCGACCTGGCGGCCGGCACCGAGCACCTGACCATCGTCTGA
- a CDS encoding L-glutamate gamma-semialdehyde dehydrogenase, producing the protein MSTPARFTVPASTMRLPAPYRPEAEVVKSLLSRPPVMWDQVKATAAPWVQAVRERPAPFWAMESLLKEYPLSTTEGLALMRLAEALLRVPDVETAMALTADQLGRADFDKPGASQHPMLSNLSASVIGLTKKILPSDGQKQPGMLQRLGAQTVVAAAVRALQLLGRQFVLGRNIDEAQKEAQSQRREQPTLCFSFDMLGEGARTERDAERYLASYRHAIEQISRQRPKGAKPETSDGISIKLSALFSRYEEAQRERVFETLLPRVWSLIEPAAAADLNLTIDAEESDRLELSLDILDALAARIAQHYPQWQGFGLAVQAYQTRSLEVVHEVARIAKQHGLRFMVRLVKGAYWDGEIKRAQEMGLPGYPVFTHKSHTDLAYLACAQALLEHAPHIYPQFATHNAGTIAAILGMARARPVPFEMQRLHGMGDSLYREVLKREQITLRVYAPVGEHRDLLAYLVRRLLENGANSSFVHQLGDESVNIDALLLSPLQLQTASPLPMPLDLYGPARPNSRGADLAVPTERAALFSAIAATPVPHVPMAEPAQVEAAMQRLQAGYPGWDALPVAERAAVLRRAGDALEARMPEFCALLVSEAHKVMADAISEVREAVDFCRYYAMQAEQRLAPLPLPGPTGESNELHMRGRGVFVCISPWNFPLAIFAGQVVAALVGGNTVAAKPAEQTPGVAQRFVELLHEAGVPRDALVLLHGPGETVGAALVGDPRCAGVAFTGSTQVAKLIQRSLAAKDGPIVPLIAETGGINAMVVDSTALPEQVVDAVVQSAFRSAGQRCSALRLLCVHERVADGVLEMLAGAMQELTLGDTAQWHTDVGPVIDAEAHENIGRQVLRLDHEAKLIARTPVPAGLAGHFIAPVAYELPRIADVRQEIFGPVLHVVRWGDAELPTVDAVVAQINALGYGLTLGVQTRIDGRARHIAERAHVGNVYVNRNMIGAVVGVQPFGGEGLSGTGPKAGGPNYLPRFCAEQTVTINTAAAGGNASLLAGGH; encoded by the coding sequence ATGTCTACCCCTGCCCGCTTCACTGTTCCCGCCTCCACCATGCGCCTGCCGGCGCCGTACCGACCCGAGGCGGAGGTGGTGAAGTCGCTGCTCAGCCGCCCGCCCGTGATGTGGGATCAGGTGAAAGCCACCGCCGCGCCGTGGGTGCAGGCGGTGCGTGAGCGCCCCGCGCCTTTCTGGGCGATGGAATCGCTGCTCAAGGAATATCCGCTGTCCACCACCGAGGGCCTGGCCCTGATGCGCCTGGCCGAGGCCCTGCTGCGGGTGCCCGATGTCGAGACCGCGATGGCGCTCACCGCCGACCAGCTGGGCCGCGCCGACTTCGACAAGCCGGGCGCCAGCCAGCACCCGATGTTGTCCAACCTGTCGGCCAGCGTGATCGGGCTGACCAAGAAGATCCTGCCCAGCGACGGGCAGAAGCAGCCGGGCATGCTGCAGCGCCTGGGCGCCCAGACGGTGGTGGCCGCCGCCGTGCGGGCATTGCAGCTGCTGGGCCGGCAGTTCGTGCTGGGCCGCAACATCGACGAGGCACAGAAGGAAGCCCAGTCGCAGCGCCGCGAGCAGCCCACGCTGTGCTTCAGCTTCGACATGCTGGGCGAAGGCGCCCGCACCGAGCGCGATGCCGAGCGCTACCTGGCCTCCTACCGCCATGCCATCGAGCAGATCAGCCGGCAGCGCCCCAAGGGCGCCAAGCCCGAGACCAGCGACGGCATCTCGATCAAGCTCAGCGCCCTGTTCTCGCGCTACGAGGAAGCGCAGCGCGAACGGGTCTTCGAGACGCTGCTACCGCGCGTGTGGTCGCTCATCGAGCCGGCCGCGGCGGCCGACCTGAACCTGACCATCGACGCCGAGGAGAGCGACCGCCTGGAGCTGTCGCTCGACATCCTCGACGCACTGGCTGCCCGCATTGCCCAGCACTACCCGCAATGGCAGGGCTTCGGCCTGGCGGTGCAGGCCTATCAGACCCGCTCGCTGGAAGTGGTGCACGAGGTCGCCCGCATCGCCAAGCAGCATGGCCTGCGCTTCATGGTGCGGCTGGTCAAGGGCGCCTACTGGGACGGCGAGATCAAGCGCGCCCAGGAAATGGGCCTGCCCGGCTACCCGGTGTTCACCCACAAGTCGCACACCGACCTGGCCTACCTGGCCTGTGCCCAGGCGCTGCTGGAACATGCGCCGCACATCTACCCGCAGTTCGCGACGCACAACGCCGGCACCATCGCCGCCATCCTCGGCATGGCGCGGGCCCGGCCGGTGCCGTTCGAGATGCAGCGCCTGCACGGCATGGGTGACAGCCTGTACCGCGAGGTGCTCAAGCGCGAGCAGATCACGCTGCGTGTCTACGCGCCGGTGGGCGAGCACCGCGACCTGCTGGCCTACCTGGTGCGCCGCCTGCTCGAGAACGGTGCCAACTCCTCCTTCGTGCACCAGCTGGGCGACGAGAGCGTGAACATCGACGCGCTGCTGCTGTCGCCGCTGCAGCTGCAGACCGCCTCGCCGCTGCCGATGCCGCTGGACCTCTACGGCCCGGCCCGGCCCAACTCGCGCGGTGCCGACCTGGCCGTGCCGACCGAGCGGGCCGCCCTGTTCTCGGCCATTGCCGCCACCCCGGTGCCGCACGTGCCGATGGCCGAGCCGGCGCAGGTCGAGGCGGCCATGCAGCGCCTGCAGGCCGGCTACCCTGGCTGGGACGCGCTGCCGGTGGCCGAACGCGCGGCGGTGCTGCGTCGTGCGGGCGATGCGCTGGAAGCGCGCATGCCCGAGTTCTGCGCCCTGCTGGTCAGCGAGGCCCACAAGGTGATGGCAGACGCCATCTCCGAGGTGCGCGAGGCGGTCGACTTCTGCCGCTACTACGCCATGCAGGCCGAGCAGCGCCTGGCCCCGCTGCCGCTGCCCGGGCCCACCGGCGAGTCCAACGAGCTGCACATGCGCGGCCGCGGCGTGTTCGTCTGCATCAGCCCCTGGAACTTCCCGCTGGCCATCTTCGCCGGCCAGGTGGTGGCGGCCCTGGTGGGCGGCAACACGGTGGCCGCCAAGCCGGCCGAGCAGACGCCGGGCGTGGCCCAGCGCTTCGTCGAGCTGCTGCACGAGGCCGGCGTGCCGCGCGATGCCCTGGTGCTGCTGCACGGGCCCGGCGAGACGGTGGGCGCCGCCCTGGTGGGCGACCCGCGCTGCGCCGGCGTGGCCTTCACCGGCTCGACCCAGGTGGCCAAGCTGATCCAGCGCTCGCTGGCAGCCAAGGACGGCCCCATCGTCCCGCTGATCGCCGAGACCGGCGGCATCAATGCGATGGTGGTCGACTCCACCGCGCTGCCCGAGCAGGTGGTCGACGCGGTGGTGCAGAGCGCCTTCCGCTCGGCCGGCCAGCGGTGCTCGGCGCTGCGCCTGCTGTGCGTGCATGAGCGGGTGGCCGACGGCGTGCTGGAGATGCTCGCCGGTGCGATGCAGGAGCTGACGCTCGGCGACACCGCCCAGTGGCACACCGACGTGGGCCCGGTGATCGACGCCGAGGCGCACGAGAACATCGGCCGGCAGGTGCTGCGCCTGGACCATGAAGCGAAGCTGATCGCGCGCACGCCGGTGCCGGCCGGGCTGGCCGGCCACTTCATCGCGCCGGTGGCGTATGAGCTGCCGCGCATCGCCGATGTGCGCCAGGAGATCTTCGGCCCGGTGCTGCATGTGGTGCGCTGGGGCGATGCCGAGCTGCCGACGGTGGACGCGGTGGTGGCGCAGATCAACGCGCTCGGCTACGGCCTGACGCTCGGCGTGCAGACCCGCATCGACGGCCGGGCCCGCCACATTGCCGAGCGCGCCCATGTGGGCAACGTCTACGTCAACCGCAACATGATCGGCGCGGTGGTGGGCGTGCAACCCTTCGGCGGCGAAGGCCTCAGCGGCACCGGCCCCAAGGCCGGCGGCCCCAACTACCTGCCGCGCTTCTGCGCCGAGCAGACGGTGACCATCAACACCGCGGCCGCAGGCGGCAACGCCTCGCTGCTGGCCGGCGGCCACTGA
- a CDS encoding cyclic nucleotide-binding domain-containing protein, with protein MNRPSDPSRPRQAPGADAEPAADEDTGFFSTIFQERLDDSQALTSWQSRAQQIGARAHDRTDGAERFAALWGVDRYVAALGSEELVRMSTYLDFVEIDAGQEVIGQDEQGDYMLIVLAGTLAVDRVQPWGGRVRLAEARPGDMLGEMSLLDAGSRFSACTTLTPCVLAVVDAQGLDAMIMQEPRLGLALLASLARRLSLRLRQVSARLSAVLSRG; from the coding sequence ATGAACCGACCCAGCGACCCCTCCAGGCCACGGCAGGCACCCGGCGCGGACGCGGAGCCGGCGGCCGACGAGGACACCGGCTTCTTCTCCACCATCTTCCAGGAGCGCCTGGACGACAGCCAGGCGCTCACCAGCTGGCAGAGCCGTGCCCAGCAGATCGGTGCCCGGGCGCACGACCGCACCGACGGTGCCGAGCGCTTTGCCGCGCTGTGGGGGGTGGACCGCTATGTCGCCGCCCTCGGCAGCGAGGAGCTGGTGCGCATGAGCACCTACCTCGACTTTGTCGAGATCGACGCCGGCCAGGAAGTGATCGGCCAGGACGAGCAGGGCGACTACATGCTCATCGTGCTGGCCGGCACCCTGGCCGTGGACCGCGTGCAGCCCTGGGGCGGCCGCGTGCGGCTGGCCGAGGCGCGCCCGGGCGACATGCTGGGCGAGATGTCGCTGCTGGACGCCGGCTCGCGCTTCTCGGCCTGCACCACGCTGACGCCCTGCGTGCTGGCGGTGGTCGATGCCCAGGGGCTCGACGCCATGATCATGCAGGAGCCGCGCCTCGGGCTGGCGCTGCTCGCCTCGCTGGCGCGCCGCCTGTCGTTGCGCCTGCGGCAGGTGAGTGCGCGGCTCAGCGCGGTGCTTTCGCGCGGCTGA
- a CDS encoding Lrp/AsnC ligand binding domain-containing protein: MKNGSVEFNELDKIDRKILRVLQQDGRIANLKLAEAVHLSPTAVLERVKRLTREGYILGYEARLNPLKLSASMMVFVEVVLDRTTPDVMNAFKAAVQTRPEILECHLVAGGFDYLIKTRVADMQAYRELIGSVIWSLPGVRETHTYAVMEEVKNTNLLPI; encoded by the coding sequence ATGAAAAACGGGTCGGTCGAATTCAACGAGCTGGACAAGATCGATCGCAAGATCCTGCGCGTGCTGCAGCAGGACGGCCGCATTGCCAACCTCAAGCTGGCCGAGGCGGTGCACCTCTCGCCCACCGCCGTGCTCGAACGCGTCAAGCGCCTGACGCGCGAGGGCTACATCCTCGGCTACGAGGCCCGCCTCAATCCGCTCAAGCTCAGCGCCAGCATGATGGTGTTCGTCGAGGTGGTGCTCGATCGCACCACGCCCGACGTGATGAATGCCTTCAAGGCGGCGGTGCAGACCCGCCCCGAGATCCTGGAATGCCACCTGGTGGCCGGCGGCTTCGACTACCTCATCAAGACCCGGGTGGCCGACATGCAGGCCTACCGGGAGCTGATCGGCTCGGTCATCTGGTCGCTGCCCGGCGTGCGGGAAACCCACACCTACGCGGTGATGGAAGAGGTGAAGAACACCAACCTGCTGCCGATCTGA
- a CDS encoding phosphoheptose isomerase, producing the protein MLEQRIQQQFFESADLKYQSADLLARPIADATQAVLGCLTAGGKVLICGNGGSASDAQHFAAEFVGRFERERPGLPAIALTTDTSILTAVGNDYDFGQVFSKQVQALGQPGDVLFALSTSGNSANVLAAVQAAHDKEMTVVALTGRGGGRMKELLAETDVHICVPHERTARIQEVHILALHCLCDAIDTQLLGEQDHA; encoded by the coding sequence ATGCTCGAACAACGCATCCAACAACAGTTTTTCGAAAGCGCCGACCTCAAATACCAGTCGGCCGACCTGCTCGCGCGCCCCATCGCGGACGCGACGCAGGCCGTGCTGGGCTGCCTGACCGCCGGCGGCAAGGTGCTGATTTGCGGCAACGGCGGTTCGGCCAGCGATGCACAGCACTTCGCGGCCGAATTCGTCGGGCGCTTCGAGCGGGAGCGGCCCGGCCTGCCGGCCATCGCGCTGACCACCGACACCTCGATCCTGACGGCGGTCGGCAACGACTATGACTTCGGACAGGTGTTCTCCAAGCAGGTGCAGGCCCTCGGCCAGCCCGGCGACGTGCTGTTCGCGCTGTCGACCAGCGGCAATTCCGCCAACGTGCTGGCCGCCGTGCAGGCGGCGCACGACAAGGAGATGACGGTGGTGGCCCTGACCGGCCGCGGCGGCGGCCGCATGAAGGAATTGCTGGCCGAGACCGACGTGCACATCTGCGTGCCGCACGAGCGCACCGCCCGCATCCAGGAAGTCCACATCCTGGCGCTGCACTGTCTGTGCGACGCCATCGACACCCAATTGCTCGGAGAGCAGGACCACGCATGA
- a CDS encoding type IV pilus twitching motility protein PilT, with protein sequence MDITQLLAFSVKNKASDLHLSAGLPPMIRVHGDVRRINVDPLEHKQVHDMVYDIMNDSQRKAYEETLECDFSFEIQGLARFRVNAFNQNRGAGAVFRTIPSKILTLEQLNAPKIFAELALKPRGLVLVTGPTGSGKSTTLAAMVNHLNESEYGHVLTVEDPIEFVHESKKCLVNQREVGPHTLSFSNALRSALREDPDAILVGEMRDLETIRLALTAAETGHLVFGTLHTSSAAKTIDRVVDVFPAAEKDMVRAMLSESVVAIISQTLCKLKDGSGRVAAHEVMLGTSAVRNLIRENKIAQMYSAIQTGNNMGMQTLDQNLSDLVRRNIISPAEARAKAKFPENFPG encoded by the coding sequence ATGGACATCACCCAGCTGCTGGCTTTTTCGGTCAAGAACAAAGCCTCCGACCTGCACTTGTCGGCCGGGCTGCCGCCGATGATCCGTGTCCACGGGGATGTGCGCCGCATCAATGTCGACCCGTTGGAGCACAAGCAAGTGCACGACATGGTGTACGACATCATGAACGACTCGCAGCGCAAGGCGTATGAAGAAACGCTGGAGTGCGACTTCTCGTTCGAGATCCAGGGCCTGGCGCGCTTTCGCGTCAACGCCTTCAACCAGAACCGCGGCGCCGGCGCCGTGTTCCGGACCATTCCCTCGAAGATCCTGACGCTGGAGCAGCTCAACGCGCCCAAGATCTTCGCCGAGCTGGCGCTCAAGCCGCGCGGCCTGGTGTTGGTGACCGGGCCCACCGGCTCGGGCAAGTCCACCACGCTGGCGGCGATGGTGAACCACCTCAACGAAAGCGAATACGGCCACGTGCTGACGGTCGAAGACCCGATCGAGTTCGTGCACGAGTCGAAGAAGTGCCTGGTCAACCAGCGCGAGGTCGGCCCCCACACGCTGAGCTTCAGCAACGCGCTGCGCTCGGCCCTGCGGGAAGATCCGGACGCCATCCTGGTCGGCGAAATGCGCGACCTGGAAACCATCCGCCTGGCGCTCACCGCCGCCGAGACCGGCCACCTGGTGTTCGGCACCCTGCACACCTCGAGCGCCGCCAAGACCATCGACCGGGTGGTCGACGTCTTCCCGGCGGCCGAGAAGGACATGGTGCGCGCGATGTTGTCGGAATCGGTCGTCGCCATCATCTCGCAGACCCTGTGCAAGCTGAAGGACGGCTCCGGCCGCGTCGCGGCGCACGAGGTCATGCTCGGCACTTCCGCGGTGCGCAACCTGATCCGCGAGAACAAGATCGCCCAGATGTACTCGGCCATCCAGACCGGCAACAACATGGGCATGCAGACGCTGGACCAGAACCTGTCAGACCTGGTCCGGCGCAACATCATCTCCCCGGCCGAGGCCCGCGCCAAGGCGAAGTTCCCGGAGAACTTCCCCGGCTGA
- a CDS encoding YraN family protein, which translates to MVTTDQRSGERGEDRALAFLQRAGLTLVQRNYRVAGGPGRPAGEVDLILRSGDGTLVFVEVRQRRNARHGGAAASVGPAKQRRLVLAARHFLLRLPAPPPCRFDVVAIDGERLQWLQAAFMAE; encoded by the coding sequence ATGGTCACGACGGATCAACGCTCGGGTGAGAGGGGGGAGGATCGCGCGCTGGCCTTCTTGCAGCGGGCGGGCTTGACGCTGGTGCAGCGCAATTATCGCGTTGCCGGCGGCCCCGGCCGCCCGGCCGGCGAAGTGGACCTGATCCTGCGCAGCGGCGACGGCACGCTGGTGTTCGTCGAGGTGCGGCAGCGGCGCAATGCCCGCCATGGCGGGGCCGCCGCCAGCGTCGGGCCGGCCAAGCAGCGCCGCCTGGTGCTGGCGGCCCGCCATTTCCTGTTGCGGCTGCCGGCGCCACCGCCCTGCCGCTTCGACGTGGTGGCCATCGACGGCGAGCGGCTCCAGTGGTTGCAGGCCGCCTTCATGGCCGAGTGA
- a CDS encoding BON domain-containing protein → MTIDVFKRPLLVGLAAASLLTALPGCAPLLVGGAMVGGVMLAIDRRTSGTQIEDQAIELKAVNRIREAMGERVHINANSYNRMVLLTGEAPTEQDRQAIEQAVSGIENVRSIVNEIAVTAKSSLSSRSSDVILAGKVKATFVDARDLQANAFKVVTERGTVYLMGRVTEREAARASDLARSVGGVMKVVKVFETISEDELAGIVKRTSPNAGNGSTQGGTAQ, encoded by the coding sequence ATGACGATCGATGTTTTCAAGCGGCCCCTTCTGGTCGGCCTGGCCGCGGCCTCCCTGCTGACCGCCCTGCCCGGCTGCGCCCCCCTGCTGGTCGGCGGTGCGATGGTGGGCGGCGTGATGCTGGCGATCGACCGCCGCACCTCGGGCACCCAGATCGAAGACCAGGCGATCGAGCTGAAGGCGGTCAACCGCATCCGCGAGGCGATGGGCGAGCGTGTCCATATCAACGCCAACAGCTACAACCGCATGGTGCTGCTCACCGGCGAGGCGCCCACCGAGCAGGACCGCCAGGCCATCGAGCAGGCGGTCTCCGGCATCGAGAACGTGCGCTCCATCGTCAACGAGATCGCGGTGACCGCCAAGAGCTCGCTCAGCTCGCGCTCCAGCGACGTGATCCTGGCCGGCAAGGTGAAGGCCACCTTCGTTGACGCGCGCGACCTGCAGGCCAATGCCTTCAAGGTGGTGACCGAGCGCGGCACTGTCTACCTGATGGGCCGCGTCACCGAACGCGAAGCCGCCCGCGCCTCCGACCTGGCACGCAGTGTCGGCGGCGTGATGAAGGTGGTGAAGGTCTTCGAGACCATCAGCGAAGACGAGCTGGCCGGCATCGTGAAGCGCACCTCGCCCAACGCCGGCAACGGCTCGACCCAGGGCGGCACCGCGCAATAG
- the proC gene encoding pyrroline-5-carboxylate reductase, protein MNRTDKIAFIGGGNMASAIIGGLRSSGHPADALIVVEPHAEQRQRLGAEHGVSALAAPGPALAQATTVVWAVKPQLFKEAAAPCRAHVAGALQLSVMAGIRSDAIAAASGSERVVRAMPNTPALIGRGISGLYARDSVTPAERDAVDHLLAPTGRTLWVDAEADLDAVTALSGSGPAYVFYFIEAMMAAAQAMGLRAEQGRQLALATFGGATELALRSDDPPEVLRERVTSKGGTTHAAITAMEQAGLQAAFVQAMQAAQQRARELGDEFGR, encoded by the coding sequence ATGAACCGAACCGACAAGATCGCCTTCATCGGCGGCGGCAACATGGCCTCCGCCATCATCGGGGGCCTGCGCAGCAGCGGCCATCCGGCCGATGCCCTGATCGTGGTGGAGCCCCATGCCGAGCAGCGCCAGCGCCTGGGCGCCGAGCACGGCGTGAGCGCGCTGGCCGCGCCCGGCCCGGCGCTGGCGCAGGCCACCACCGTGGTGTGGGCCGTCAAGCCACAGCTGTTCAAGGAAGCCGCCGCGCCCTGCCGCGCGCATGTCGCCGGCGCGCTGCAGCTCAGCGTGATGGCCGGCATCCGCAGCGACGCGATCGCCGCGGCCAGCGGCAGCGAGCGTGTCGTGCGCGCCATGCCCAACACGCCGGCGCTGATCGGCCGCGGCATCTCGGGCCTCTATGCCCGAGACAGCGTGACGCCAGCCGAGCGCGATGCGGTGGACCACCTGCTGGCCCCCACCGGCCGCACCCTGTGGGTGGACGCCGAGGCCGACCTGGACGCCGTGACCGCGCTGTCCGGCTCGGGCCCGGCCTACGTGTTCTATTTCATCGAGGCGATGATGGCGGCCGCCCAGGCCATGGGCCTGCGTGCCGAGCAAGGCCGGCAGCTGGCGCTGGCCACCTTCGGTGGCGCCACCGAGCTGGCACTGCGCTCGGACGACCCGCCCGAGGTGCTGCGCGAGCGGGTCACCTCCAAGGGCGGCACCACCCATGCCGCGATCACCGCGATGGAGCAGGCCGGCCTGCAGGCGGCCTTCGTGCAGGCCATGCAGGCCGCGCAGCAACGCGCCCGCGAGCTGGGCGACGAGTTCGGCCGCTGA